The following proteins are encoded in a genomic region of Xanthomonas cassavae CFBP 4642:
- a CDS encoding N-acetylmuramoyl-L-alanine amidase, translating to MSDAVLPSPPITYAPLPYESRLARRALGQIDMVVIHCTELPDMAMARDYGERVLYDSGTGNSGHYYIDRNGSIQQYVALERVAHHVRGHNPHTLGIELVNSGRYPHWLDSRHQQMHEPYPEAQIAALVTLLQWLQQQLPAVHRIAGHQELDTTLEAASDDPARKIQRKLDPGPLFPWPRIEAAVNWSHAMR from the coding sequence ATGTCCGATGCCGTCCTGCCGTCGCCGCCGATCACCTACGCGCCGTTGCCCTACGAATCGCGCCTGGCCCGCCGCGCGCTTGGCCAGATCGACATGGTGGTCATCCATTGCACCGAATTGCCGGACATGGCGATGGCGCGCGACTACGGCGAGCGCGTGCTCTACGACAGCGGCACCGGCAATAGCGGCCATTACTACATCGATCGCAATGGCAGCATCCAGCAATACGTCGCGCTCGAGCGCGTCGCCCATCATGTGCGTGGGCACAACCCGCACACGCTGGGCATCGAACTGGTCAACAGCGGGCGGTATCCGCACTGGCTGGATTCGCGCCATCAGCAGATGCACGAGCCATATCCAGAGGCGCAGATCGCCGCGCTTGTCACGCTGTTGCAATGGCTGCAACAACAGCTGCCTGCGGTGCATCGCATCGCCGGTCACCAGGAACTGGATACCACGCTGGAAGCGGCCAGCGACGATCCAGCGCGCAAGATCCAGCGCAAGCTCGATCCTGGCCCCCTGTTTCCGTGGCCCCGTATCGAAGCGGCGGTCAACTGGTCGCATGCGATGCGTTGA
- the rlmKL gene encoding bifunctional 23S rRNA (guanine(2069)-N(7))-methyltransferase RlmK/23S rRNA (guanine(2445)-N(2))-methyltransferase RlmL, giving the protein MKFFASCAKGLEYLLADELLTLGASKATATISGVNVEGEPRDALRAVMWSRLASRVLWPLTEFDCPDEDALYAGVAELPWDEHLSVGHTLSVDAHVSGTAITHARYAAQRIKDAVVDTMRRQGLERPSVDVESPDLRLNLSLRKGRATISVDLGGGPLHRRGWRMAQNEAPLKENLAAAVLLRAGWPRMYADGGGLLDPMCGSGTLLIEGALMAADVAPGLQRYGSDVPSRWRGFDRAAWQQLVDEARERDSAGRAALKQVIQGSDMDPHAIRAAKENAQVAGVAEAIWFGVREVGGLQSPPQATGVVVCNPPYDERLAADAVLYRKLGDTLQRVVPQWRASLLCGNAELAYATGLRAGKKYQLFNGAIECALIVCDPIAVPRRTPLAAPTALSEGAQMVANRLRKNLQKFKKWRAREGIECFRVYDADLPEYSAAIDIYQQADGDRRIFLHVQEYAAPATIPEADVRRRLGELLAAAREVFEVPAERVALKSRERGKGGSKYGRFEQRNEIVNVREHGALLRVNLFDYLDTGLFLDHRPLRGTMAQQSKGRRFLNLFCYTGVASVQAAVAGASATTSVDLSGTYLQWCADNLALNGQAGSKHKLVQADALAWLEAERAHFDVIFCDPPTFSNSARAEDFDILREHVRLLRAAVARLAPGGVLYFSNNFRRFKLDEEAVAEFAQCEEISPRTIDPDFQRHARIHRAWRLTA; this is encoded by the coding sequence GTGAAATTCTTCGCATCCTGCGCCAAAGGCCTGGAATACCTGCTTGCCGATGAGCTGCTGACGCTTGGCGCCAGCAAGGCCACCGCCACCATTTCCGGCGTCAACGTCGAGGGTGAACCGCGCGACGCGCTGCGCGCCGTCATGTGGTCGCGCCTGGCCAGCCGCGTGCTATGGCCGCTCACCGAGTTCGACTGCCCGGACGAGGACGCGCTGTACGCCGGTGTCGCCGAACTGCCGTGGGACGAGCACCTGTCGGTGGGCCACACCTTGTCGGTGGATGCGCACGTCTCCGGCACCGCGATTACGCACGCGCGCTATGCCGCGCAGCGCATCAAGGACGCGGTGGTCGACACCATGCGCCGGCAAGGGCTGGAACGCCCGTCGGTGGATGTGGAAAGCCCCGACCTGCGGTTGAACCTGTCGCTGCGCAAGGGCCGCGCCACCATCTCGGTGGACCTGGGCGGTGGCCCGTTGCACCGGCGCGGCTGGCGCATGGCGCAGAACGAGGCGCCGTTGAAGGAAAATCTGGCCGCGGCGGTGTTGCTGCGCGCCGGCTGGCCGCGCATGTATGCCGATGGCGGCGGCTTGCTGGACCCGATGTGCGGCAGTGGCACGCTGTTGATCGAAGGCGCCTTGATGGCCGCCGACGTGGCGCCGGGCCTGCAGCGCTACGGCAGCGATGTGCCCAGTCGATGGCGCGGGTTCGATCGCGCGGCTTGGCAGCAGCTGGTGGATGAAGCACGCGAACGCGACAGCGCAGGTCGTGCCGCGCTGAAGCAGGTGATCCAGGGCAGCGACATGGACCCGCACGCGATCCGTGCCGCCAAGGAAAATGCGCAGGTGGCCGGCGTGGCCGAAGCGATCTGGTTCGGCGTGCGCGAGGTCGGCGGCCTGCAATCCCCGCCGCAGGCCACCGGCGTGGTGGTCTGCAACCCGCCGTACGACGAGCGCCTGGCTGCCGATGCGGTCTTGTATCGCAAGCTTGGCGACACCCTTCAGCGGGTGGTGCCGCAGTGGCGTGCGAGCCTGCTGTGCGGCAATGCCGAGCTGGCCTATGCCACCGGGCTGCGCGCCGGCAAGAAGTACCAGCTGTTCAATGGCGCGATCGAGTGTGCGTTGATCGTCTGCGACCCGATCGCGGTTCCGCGCCGTACGCCGTTGGCGGCGCCGACTGCGCTCAGCGAAGGCGCGCAGATGGTGGCCAATCGGCTGCGCAAGAATCTGCAGAAATTCAAGAAGTGGCGTGCTCGCGAAGGCATCGAATGCTTCCGCGTCTACGATGCCGACCTGCCGGAATATTCCGCTGCCATCGACATATATCAGCAAGCCGATGGCGACCGGCGCATCTTCCTGCATGTGCAGGAATATGCCGCGCCGGCGACCATTCCCGAGGCGGATGTGCGCCGTCGCCTGGGCGAGTTGTTGGCGGCTGCGCGCGAGGTGTTCGAGGTGCCGGCCGAGCGTGTTGCATTGAAGTCGCGCGAGCGTGGCAAGGGCGGCAGCAAGTACGGCCGCTTCGAGCAGCGCAACGAAATCGTCAACGTGCGCGAGCACGGCGCGCTGCTGCGGGTGAACCTGTTCGACTATCTGGACACCGGCCTGTTTCTGGATCACCGCCCGTTGCGCGGCACCATGGCGCAGCAGAGCAAGGGCCGGCGTTTCCTCAACCTGTTCTGCTACACCGGCGTGGCCAGCGTGCAGGCGGCGGTAGCCGGTGCCAGCGCGACCACCAGCGTGGATCTGTCCGGTACCTACCTGCAGTGGTGCGCCGACAACCTGGCCCTGAACGGCCAGGCCGGCAGCAAGCACAAGCTGGTGCAGGCCGATGCGCTGGCCTGGCTGGAAGCCGAGCGTGCGCATTTCGATGTGATCTTCTGCGACCCGCCGACCTTCTCCAACTCCGCGCGCGCGGAGGATTTCGATATCCTGCGCGAGCATGTGCGCTTGCTGCGCGCTGCGGTTGCACGCCTGGCGCCGGGCGGCGTGCTGTATTTCTCCAACAACTTCCGCCGTTTCAAGCTGGACGAGGAAGCGGTCGCCGAGTTCGCGCAATGCGAGGAAATCAGCCCGCGCACCATCGACCCGGATTTCCAACGGCATGCGCGTATCCATCGCGCATGGCGGTTGACGGCCTGA
- a CDS encoding alpha/beta hydrolase translates to MSRGHCILAHGFESGPAARKVTALAEVAERLGWTHERPDFTDLDAQREISRLGDVQGRLLRLLQIARAAADKGPLVLAGSSLGSYIAAQVSLQVPTQGLFLMVPPTTMGPMPALDAAPVPISIVHAWRDALIPAAEVIAWAQARRARLLLVDDEHDLAAHVDAASAAFADLLNSL, encoded by the coding sequence ATGAGCCGCGGTCACTGCATTCTGGCGCACGGCTTCGAAAGTGGTCCGGCCGCACGCAAGGTCACCGCGCTGGCAGAGGTGGCCGAGCGTCTGGGCTGGACCCACGAGCGCCCGGATTTCACCGATCTGGATGCGCAGCGCGAGATCAGCCGGCTTGGCGATGTGCAGGGGCGGCTGCTGCGGCTGTTGCAGATTGCGCGTGCAGCCGCAGACAAGGGCCCGCTGGTGCTGGCCGGTTCCAGCCTGGGGTCCTACATCGCCGCACAGGTGTCGCTACAGGTACCCACCCAGGGCCTGTTTCTGATGGTGCCGCCCACCACGATGGGCCCGATGCCGGCACTGGATGCCGCGCCGGTACCGATCTCCATCGTGCATGCCTGGCGCGACGCGTTGATCCCGGCGGCGGAGGTGATTGCCTGGGCGCAGGCGCGGCGTGCGCGGTTGTTGCTGGTCGACGACGAACACGATCTGGCTGCGCATGTGGATGCGGCGTCGGCCGCGTTCGCCGATCTGTTGAACAGCCTGTGA
- a CDS encoding FKBP-type peptidyl-prolyl cis-trans isomerase N-terminal domain-containing protein — translation MKLRSIAVAVAALALTGNALAQDTTSEKGKLSYYFGYDYGNNLAELTGRGEQLDINSVVKGLQDAYAKKQPAITADQLKPAVEAFQKREQGRAQQAKAEYDKAAAANKTKSDAFLAKNKSTAGVQTLPSGVQYRVIEAGKGAKPTQASTVQLEVAGPFPFGDREKARPAQQIPAIKVSEVEMQAMRDTLLQMPAGSKWEVTLPPEKAYGADPRTPFPPNVAVQFEIKLVSVK, via the coding sequence ATGAAGTTGCGTTCTATCGCGGTCGCTGTGGCGGCCCTGGCCCTGACGGGCAATGCACTGGCCCAGGACACGACGTCCGAGAAGGGCAAGTTGAGCTACTACTTCGGCTATGACTACGGCAACAACCTTGCCGAGCTCACCGGTCGCGGCGAGCAGCTCGACATCAACTCGGTGGTCAAGGGTCTGCAGGACGCCTATGCCAAGAAGCAGCCGGCGATCACTGCCGACCAGCTGAAGCCGGCAGTTGAAGCGTTCCAGAAGCGCGAGCAGGGCCGTGCCCAGCAGGCCAAGGCCGAGTACGACAAGGCCGCTGCGGCCAACAAGACCAAGAGCGATGCGTTCCTGGCCAAGAACAAGAGCACCGCTGGCGTGCAGACGCTGCCGAGCGGCGTGCAGTACCGCGTGATCGAAGCGGGCAAGGGCGCAAAGCCGACCCAGGCCAGCACCGTGCAGCTGGAAGTGGCTGGTCCGTTCCCGTTCGGCGACCGCGAGAAGGCACGTCCGGCGCAGCAGATCCCGGCCATCAAGGTCAGCGAAGTCGAAATGCAGGCCATGCGCGACACGCTGCTGCAGATGCCGGCCGGCTCGAAGTGGGAAGTGACCCTGCCGCCGGAAAAGGCCTACGGTGCCGACCCGCGCACTCCGTTCCCGCCGAACGTGGCAGTGCAGTTCGAAATCAAGCTGGTCAGCGTCAAGTAG
- a CDS encoding GNAT family N-acetyltransferase: MNVLIRAAGEDDAAAIEILTMVAFMRDDHSRHDEQHVIAALREDEALALSLVADHDGYVVGHLAVSPVSLSDGSSGWYALGPLAVGPGHQRQGLGTRLVQAALANLRERGAAGCLALGAPGFFRQLEFAVEPGLTLPEAPVSELQALAFGDRLLPLADVAYHPAFGLG, encoded by the coding sequence ATGAACGTGCTGATTCGCGCAGCCGGTGAAGACGATGCGGCCGCCATCGAGATTCTGACCATGGTCGCGTTCATGCGCGACGACCACAGCCGCCACGACGAGCAGCACGTGATCGCGGCACTGCGCGAGGACGAGGCGCTGGCGTTGTCGTTGGTGGCCGATCACGACGGCTACGTGGTGGGGCATCTGGCGGTTTCGCCGGTATCGCTGTCGGACGGCTCGTCCGGCTGGTACGCGCTGGGGCCTTTGGCGGTGGGGCCGGGGCATCAACGCCAGGGTCTGGGCACGCGGCTGGTGCAGGCGGCATTGGCGAATCTGCGCGAACGCGGCGCGGCCGGTTGTCTGGCATTGGGTGCGCCGGGCTTCTTCAGACAGCTGGAATTTGCGGTCGAACCCGGACTGACCCTGCCCGAAGCGCCGGTATCGGAACTGCAGGCGCTGGCATTCGGCGACCGCCTGCTGCCCCTGGCCGATGTGGCGTATCACCCGGCATTCGGACTGGGCTGA
- a CDS encoding DUF1684 domain-containing protein yields the protein MRLHSQAGVVCAAVMSMAACSAGSTADTDGVRISGRHDADGTQVYQLALEEARARRLDQVRAPDGWLSYTGSGRLRAGRYRVGSDPHSDLVLPAGPAQLGELSLDAAGHVYFRAAAGVTVRLNGQPVGEVTLEPERAGRRGDRLDVQNRQFYLVQTGTLFGWRFRDPGAAAVSRFQGFDYFPTDPHWRLQARWQPYATPRSVTLLTSIGTPLTVEVLGEAVFKRDGREYRLQPIVQDDVSGLFFLFADRTSGKESYGGARYLFTAMPRDGQVTLDFNLAENPPCAFTTHVVCPIAPPENRLDVAVNAGEKTYRALDP from the coding sequence ATGCGGTTGCATTCGCAGGCCGGCGTCGTGTGCGCCGCAGTAATGTCGATGGCGGCGTGTTCGGCGGGATCCACCGCCGACACCGACGGTGTGCGGATAAGCGGCCGCCATGACGCGGACGGCACGCAGGTCTATCAGCTCGCACTGGAAGAGGCGCGCGCCCGGCGACTGGACCAGGTGCGCGCACCCGATGGCTGGCTGAGCTACACCGGCTCCGGTCGCCTGCGCGCAGGCCGTTACCGGGTAGGCAGCGATCCGCACAGCGATCTCGTCCTGCCGGCCGGGCCGGCGCAGTTGGGCGAGCTGAGCCTGGATGCCGCAGGACATGTGTATTTCCGCGCTGCGGCCGGCGTGACGGTGCGCTTGAACGGGCAGCCGGTCGGTGAGGTCACTCTGGAGCCCGAACGCGCAGGTCGGCGTGGCGACCGGCTCGACGTGCAGAACCGGCAGTTCTATCTGGTGCAGACCGGCACGTTGTTCGGCTGGCGTTTCCGCGACCCGGGCGCAGCGGCAGTCAGCCGTTTTCAGGGTTTCGACTATTTTCCGACCGATCCGCACTGGCGCTTGCAGGCGCGCTGGCAGCCGTATGCCACGCCACGCAGCGTCACCTTGCTGACATCGATCGGCACGCCGCTGACGGTGGAGGTTCTAGGTGAGGCCGTGTTCAAGCGCGATGGCCGGGAGTATCGCCTGCAGCCGATCGTGCAGGACGACGTCAGTGGATTGTTCTTCCTGTTCGCCGACCGCACCAGCGGCAAGGAGAGCTATGGCGGCGCGCGTTATCTATTCACCGCGATGCCACGCGACGGGCAGGTGACCCTGGATTTCAATCTGGCCGAAAATCCGCCCTGCGCCTTCACCACCCATGTGGTCTGCCCGATCGCGCCGCCGGAAAATCGGCTGGACGTGGCGGTGAACGCGGGCGAAAAGACCTATCGCGCGCTGGACCCCTGA
- a CDS encoding MOSC domain-containing protein has product MALNPDSPLGKLMATLPQTGQVTWIGVRPARDVEMLEVDAVQATAGIGLVGDRYKGGSGKRGVTLIQAEHLPVIAALAGHAAIAPATLRRNLVVSGIPLIALKGRRFRIGDVELEGTDPCDPCSRMEDALGAGGYNAMRGHGGLCARILRGGVVRLGATVQAL; this is encoded by the coding sequence ATGGCTTTGAATCCCGACAGCCCCCTGGGCAAATTGATGGCGACGCTGCCGCAGACCGGTCAGGTGACCTGGATCGGCGTGCGTCCGGCGCGTGATGTGGAGATGCTGGAGGTGGACGCGGTACAGGCCACCGCCGGCATCGGGTTGGTGGGCGATCGTTACAAGGGCGGCAGTGGCAAGCGTGGGGTCACCCTGATCCAGGCCGAGCATCTGCCGGTGATCGCGGCGCTGGCCGGGCACGCGGCGATCGCGCCGGCCACGCTGCGACGCAATCTGGTGGTCAGCGGGATTCCGCTGATCGCGTTGAAGGGGCGGCGTTTCCGTATCGGCGATGTCGAGCTGGAAGGCACCGACCCTTGCGACCCTTGCTCGCGCATGGAAGACGCGCTGGGAGCCGGTGGCTACAACGCGATGCGCGGGCACGGCGGCTTGTGCGCGCGCATCCTGCGTGGCGGCGTGGTGCGGCTGGGCGCTACGGTGCAGGCGCTATGA
- a CDS encoding enoyl-CoA hydratase/isomerase family protein, translating into MSNHVILIADHASVRTITVNRPDKLNALNCDTMLALDQAFADAAKADDVRVVVLTGAGPKSFVAGADIAEMSGLSAMEGRDFSLVGQQLMRRIERMPKPVIAMVNGFALGGGLELAMACHLRIAASTARLGQPEINLGLIPGFGGTQRLLRLTGRAAALELCLLGHPIDAARALQLGLVNRVVEPDALQQETQAVAQRLADSAPLAVRGILDAVVFGGECGLEEGLQLETAEFALLFASEDMREGTRAFLDKRPAQFRNR; encoded by the coding sequence ATGTCCAATCACGTCATTCTGATCGCCGATCACGCCAGTGTCCGGACCATTACGGTCAACCGGCCGGACAAACTGAACGCCTTGAACTGCGACACCATGCTGGCGCTGGACCAGGCCTTCGCCGACGCGGCCAAGGCTGACGACGTGCGCGTGGTGGTCCTCACCGGCGCCGGGCCAAAGTCCTTCGTGGCCGGCGCGGACATCGCCGAAATGAGCGGGCTGTCCGCGATGGAGGGCCGCGACTTCTCGCTGGTGGGGCAGCAACTGATGCGCCGGATCGAGCGCATGCCCAAGCCGGTCATTGCGATGGTCAACGGATTCGCGCTCGGCGGCGGGCTGGAACTGGCCATGGCCTGCCACCTGCGCATCGCCGCGAGCACCGCACGACTGGGCCAGCCGGAAATCAATCTTGGACTGATCCCCGGCTTCGGTGGCACGCAGCGCCTGCTGCGCCTGACCGGACGTGCCGCCGCGCTGGAGCTGTGCCTGCTCGGCCATCCCATCGATGCGGCCCGCGCCCTGCAGCTGGGCCTGGTCAATCGCGTGGTCGAGCCGGATGCCCTGCAGCAAGAAACCCAGGCAGTGGCGCAGCGTCTGGCGGACTCGGCGCCGCTGGCGGTACGCGGCATTCTGGACGCGGTGGTCTTCGGTGGCGAATGCGGGCTGGAAGAGGGATTGCAGCTGGAAACCGCGGAATTTGCGCTGTTGTTTGCCAGCGAGGACATGCGCGAGGGCACCCGCGCGTTTCTCGACAAGCGCCCCGCCCAGTTCCGCAATCGCTGA
- a CDS encoding CoA pyrophosphatase — MSDTDSAGAQLASPCIGVCSLDAQSHCVGCLRSLDEIARWMSMSDAERQELLHTVLPARGLLAALPEYARMRRALYPLDTAPDGPGWNHAELIDLSEGGACAEAAVLCGLVPREQGTTVLLTRRTDSLRHHAGQVSFPGGRMEPSDADAVAAALRESCEEIALGAGQVHALGYLDPFLTVSGFRVTPVVAVIDPGFVAVPQPEEVAEVFEVPLAYLMDPDNLRSVELEFRGRPRRVLEYDWPGQRIWGATAAILLNLRRRLEQVA; from the coding sequence ATGAGCGACACCGATTCGGCCGGTGCGCAGCTGGCCAGCCCGTGTATCGGTGTATGTTCGTTGGACGCGCAGTCGCACTGCGTCGGCTGCCTGCGCAGCCTGGATGAAATTGCACGCTGGATGAGCATGAGCGACGCCGAACGCCAGGAGTTGTTGCACACCGTCTTGCCGGCGCGCGGGCTGCTCGCTGCGCTGCCCGAATATGCGCGGATGCGGCGGGCGTTGTATCCACTGGACACCGCGCCCGACGGGCCGGGCTGGAACCATGCCGAGCTGATCGATCTGAGCGAAGGCGGTGCCTGCGCCGAAGCGGCGGTGCTGTGCGGCCTGGTGCCGCGCGAACAGGGCACCACGGTGCTGCTGACCCGGCGCACCGACAGCCTGCGCCATCATGCCGGGCAGGTCAGCTTTCCGGGCGGGCGCATGGAGCCGTCCGATGCCGACGCGGTGGCGGCAGCCTTGCGCGAGAGTTGCGAGGAAATCGCGCTGGGCGCCGGGCAGGTGCATGCGCTGGGCTATCTGGATCCGTTCCTGACCGTGAGCGGCTTTCGGGTGACGCCGGTGGTGGCGGTGATCGACCCCGGTTTCGTGGCGGTGCCGCAGCCGGAGGAAGTGGCCGAGGTCTTCGAGGTGCCGCTGGCTTATTTGATGGATCCCGACAACCTGCGCAGCGTGGAGCTGGAGTTCCGCGGGCGGCCGCGCCGCGTGCTCGAATACGATTGGCCGGGGCAACGCATCTGGGGCGCCACGGCCGCCATTCTTCTCAATCTTCGTCGTCGCCTGGAGCAGGTTGCATGA
- a CDS encoding sulfurtransferase, with translation MSTEPNWTTLVDSATLAGALSHPQLRMLDARAAPPTAPDPDAARKAYAQGHLPGAQYVDLEHDLADLSRPGQGRHPLPHSADFASRLGAWGIEPESQVVVYDAGDGSMAAARAWWMLRLMGHRQVAVLDGGLAAWRGAGLAQTTEPPALHAGPAYPGGFDADAVVEAEQIQARLQQAPGWLLDARAGERFRGEVEPIDPVAGHVPGALSRPLDLSLRDGRFKPAHELRAELSTLLGTYRPEQAVVMCGSGVTACHLLLALEVAGLPGARVYAGSWSGWLQDPSRPVATTA, from the coding sequence ATGAGTACAGAGCCGAACTGGACCACGCTGGTGGACAGCGCCACGCTGGCAGGCGCCTTGTCGCATCCGCAGCTGCGCATGCTGGACGCGCGCGCCGCGCCGCCGACTGCGCCGGACCCGGATGCCGCACGCAAGGCCTACGCGCAGGGGCATCTGCCCGGTGCGCAGTACGTGGATCTGGAGCATGACCTTGCCGATCTGTCGCGGCCCGGGCAGGGGCGGCATCCGTTGCCGCACAGCGCCGACTTTGCCAGTCGTCTGGGCGCATGGGGCATCGAGCCGGAGAGCCAGGTGGTGGTTTACGACGCCGGCGATGGCAGCATGGCGGCCGCGCGCGCCTGGTGGATGCTGCGGCTGATGGGACATCGCCAGGTGGCGGTACTCGATGGCGGGCTGGCTGCCTGGCGCGGCGCAGGCCTGGCGCAGACCACCGAGCCACCGGCATTGCACGCCGGCCCTGCGTATCCGGGTGGTTTCGATGCCGATGCGGTGGTAGAGGCCGAGCAGATCCAGGCCCGGCTGCAGCAGGCGCCGGGCTGGCTGCTGGATGCGCGGGCCGGCGAGCGTTTTCGCGGCGAAGTGGAGCCGATCGACCCGGTGGCCGGACACGTGCCCGGTGCGCTCAGTCGCCCGTTGGACCTGAGCCTGCGCGATGGCCGCTTCAAGCCGGCGCACGAGTTGCGTGCGGAGCTGTCCACGTTGCTGGGCACGTACCGGCCCGAGCAGGCGGTGGTGATGTGCGGATCCGGCGTGACTGCCTGCCATCTGCTGCTGGCGCTGGAAGTGGCCGGGCTGCCCGGTGCGCGCGTGTACGCCGGTTCCTGGAGTGGATGGCTGCAGGATCCGTCGCGTCCGGTCGCGACCACTGCCTGA
- a CDS encoding SAM-dependent methyltransferase produces the protein MQDNDLHPGQSTSRGQLISHSTETPPQDEALLQAVRARLRATASGADAHVDELLALVDELWTFALGRFLLVSRGLNAEWTHQMVTHPSGSLAKESTPALQYALFESMPSLLATRERFGIFRQQLQALLRPGIVLASIPCGWMGELLLLDYRQCPGVRLIGVDLDPEALEGARRLASQHGLEGQLSLQLDDAWAPGEAASVDVLTSNGLNIYEPDEERVVALYGRFYDRLRPGGTLVTSALTPPPGLSPESPWNLDAIDAEGLRLQTLVLAEIVQVAISFRTHAQTREQLERAGFVDVRFIDDSTCAFPTVIARKPAD, from the coding sequence ATGCAAGACAACGATCTGCACCCGGGCCAATCCACTTCTCGTGGCCAGCTGATTTCCCATTCCACCGAGACCCCGCCGCAGGACGAGGCCCTGTTGCAGGCGGTTCGCGCGCGTCTGCGGGCCACCGCCAGCGGCGCCGATGCGCACGTGGATGAACTGCTTGCCCTGGTGGACGAGCTATGGACCTTCGCGCTGGGTCGCTTTCTGCTCGTCAGTCGCGGGCTCAATGCCGAATGGACGCACCAGATGGTGACCCATCCATCGGGAAGCTTGGCGAAGGAGTCGACACCGGCGCTGCAATACGCGTTGTTCGAGTCGATGCCCTCGCTGTTGGCCACGCGCGAGCGGTTCGGCATTTTTCGTCAACAGCTGCAGGCGTTGCTGCGTCCGGGCATCGTCCTGGCATCGATCCCTTGCGGCTGGATGGGCGAACTGCTGCTGCTCGACTATCGGCAGTGCCCCGGCGTGCGCCTGATCGGCGTCGACCTCGATCCCGAGGCGCTGGAGGGCGCGCGCCGCCTCGCCAGCCAGCATGGTCTGGAGGGCCAGCTGTCGCTGCAGCTCGACGATGCCTGGGCACCGGGAGAGGCGGCCAGCGTGGATGTGCTGACCAGCAATGGCCTGAACATCTATGAGCCGGACGAGGAGCGCGTGGTGGCGCTGTACGGCAGGTTCTACGATCGCTTGCGGCCGGGTGGAACGCTGGTGACCAGCGCACTGACGCCTCCACCTGGTTTGTCTCCCGAGTCTCCCTGGAACTTGGACGCGATCGATGCGGAGGGCCTGCGTCTGCAGACGCTGGTGCTTGCCGAGATCGTGCAGGTTGCCATCTCGTTCCGCACCCACGCGCAGACCCGGGAGCAGCTGGAGCGCGCAGGCTTTGTGGACGTGCGCTTCATCGACGACAGCACCTGCGCGTTTCCCACGGTGATCGCGCGAAAGCCTGCCGACTGA
- a CDS encoding NAD kinase, with translation MTAPPRIAFLASPTEPAANARARLVQRYGDHPLETADVVCALGGDGFMLQTLHRHGAADKPVFGMKLGSVGFLMNQYRDNEDDLLARLQRAEPAHLRPLEMLVQTESGTSAGSLAYNEVSLLRQTRQAAHLSVDLNGQTRIAELIGDGVMVATPAGSTAYNYSAHGPILPLGSHTLALTPIAPYRPRRWRGAILKADTEVRFRVLDPYKRPVSVTADSHEIRDVVEVTIRESTQRRVTLLFDPEHNLEERIFSEQFAV, from the coding sequence ATGACCGCACCGCCCCGTATCGCTTTCCTGGCCAGCCCGACCGAGCCCGCGGCCAATGCGCGCGCGCGCCTGGTGCAGCGCTACGGCGATCATCCGCTGGAAACGGCCGACGTGGTCTGCGCCCTGGGCGGGGACGGCTTCATGCTGCAGACCCTGCATCGCCATGGTGCTGCCGACAAACCGGTGTTCGGCATGAAGCTGGGCTCGGTCGGGTTCCTGATGAACCAATATCGCGACAACGAGGACGATCTGTTGGCCCGTCTGCAACGCGCCGAGCCCGCCCACCTGCGGCCACTGGAAATGCTGGTGCAGACCGAATCCGGTACCAGTGCCGGCTCGCTGGCCTACAACGAGGTTTCGCTGCTGCGGCAGACCCGTCAGGCTGCGCATCTGAGCGTGGATCTCAATGGGCAGACCCGCATTGCCGAGCTGATCGGCGACGGCGTGATGGTGGCCACCCCGGCCGGCAGCACGGCCTACAACTATTCGGCGCATGGTCCGATCCTGCCACTGGGCTCGCACACCCTGGCGCTGACCCCGATCGCGCCGTATCGCCCGCGACGCTGGCGCGGCGCCATCCTCAAGGCCGATACCGAAGTGCGCTTCCGCGTGCTCGATCCCTACAAACGTCCGGTCAGCGTCACCGCCGATTCGCACGAAATCCGCGATGTGGTGGAAGTGACCATCCGTGAATCCACGCAACGCCGCGTGACCCTGCTGTTCGACCCGGAACATAACCTGGAAGAACGCATCTTCAGCGAGCAGTTTGCAGTTTGA